Proteins encoded together in one Chitinophaga sp. LS1 window:
- a CDS encoding YWFCY domain-containing protein — MSTGENEQGLRGIIDFLRKGSVFLLALHFYVFCYAAFEKAGLSANIIERVLMNIGDTGIFNKPVYTKIFSLILLSISLFGNKGKKEEDLNPKNIVAYISIGLLFYFGGSLLFYWHADLTVVAVCYVFIVILGYLLVLSGGAKLSRLISLNFKKDIFNEANETFPQQEELINNEYSINLPGEYNLKGKVRKMWINIQNPFRALLILGTPGSRRREVVEIR, encoded by the coding sequence ATGAGTACAGGTGAAAATGAACAGGGCCTACGTGGCATTATTGACTTTTTGAGAAAGGGGAGTGTCTTTTTACTGGCCTTACACTTCTATGTATTTTGCTACGCAGCTTTTGAAAAAGCTGGATTATCGGCCAATATTATAGAGCGTGTATTGATGAATATTGGTGACACTGGCATTTTTAATAAGCCAGTATATACAAAAATTTTCTCTTTAATTCTTTTGTCTATTTCCCTTTTTGGAAATAAAGGTAAGAAGGAAGAGGATTTGAATCCCAAGAATATCGTTGCCTATATTTCAATCGGATTACTATTTTACTTTGGAGGTTCGTTGCTGTTTTACTGGCATGCAGATTTAACTGTAGTTGCGGTTTGCTATGTATTTATAGTTATACTTGGCTATTTGTTAGTGCTTTCCGGGGGAGCTAAATTATCCCGTTTGATAAGTCTCAATTTCAAAAAGGATATTTTCAACGAGGCAAATGAAACATTTCCCCAACAAGAAGAGTTGATTAACAATGAATATAGTATCAACCTGCCTGGAGAATACAATTTGAAAGGTAAGGTACGTAAGATGTGGATTAACATTCAAAATCCTTTCCGGGCGTTGCTCATTCTGGGCACGCCCGGGTCCAGGCGAAGGGAGGTAGTAGAGATCCGGTAA
- a CDS encoding type IV secretory system conjugative DNA transfer family protein — translation MEKGFTMFVYDFKFDDLTRIAYNVFLKNRKKYKNKPSFYVINFDDLQRTHRCNPLEPSQMVDITDASESARSILLALNKEWVKKSGEFFTESAVIFVTAVIWWLRKYKNGLYCTLAHVIELISADYDDLFPVLGTEPECESLIQSFISAYLNRALEQLEGQIASARIALARLSSPTIYYVISGNDFTLDINNPEAPKVVCVGNNPSKTQTYGAVLSLYTNRLLKQVNQKGKLKSSLIFDEYPTIYQPLDYSVSVSRSNLVSHTICIQDYSQMKKDYSREQAEVLMNVCGNIISGQVLGDTAKMLSERIGKIVQERESISINRNDTSISRSTQMDSAIPPSKISALSSGEFVGQVADDPMKIVKLKNFHSRIINDHSAIKQEEAAYKPLPIIRHLADNEVDSNYIRIKNDVAEIIESEILRIKSDPDLVHLLFVKSEHNNGHKTT, via the coding sequence TTGGAAAAAGGCTTCACAATGTTTGTGTATGATTTTAAGTTTGATGATTTGACACGCATTGCCTATAATGTATTTCTTAAGAACAGAAAAAAGTATAAAAATAAGCCGTCGTTTTATGTAATCAACTTTGATGATCTTCAAAGAACACATAGATGTAATCCATTAGAACCATCGCAGATGGTTGATATTACTGACGCCAGTGAATCAGCACGCAGTATTCTCTTGGCGTTGAATAAGGAGTGGGTAAAAAAAAGTGGCGAATTTTTCACGGAAAGTGCCGTCATCTTTGTTACTGCCGTCATTTGGTGGTTGCGTAAGTACAAGAACGGCCTGTATTGTACCCTTGCTCACGTGATTGAATTAATTTCAGCAGATTACGATGACCTTTTTCCGGTTTTGGGAACTGAACCGGAATGCGAATCATTGATACAAAGTTTTATTTCTGCTTACCTGAACAGGGCACTTGAACAACTTGAAGGGCAGATTGCCTCAGCTCGTATTGCATTAGCAAGGTTAAGTTCTCCTACAATATATTATGTGATTAGCGGGAATGATTTTACTCTGGACATAAATAATCCAGAGGCCCCGAAGGTGGTATGCGTGGGGAACAATCCATCTAAAACACAAACATATGGTGCAGTGTTGTCTTTATATACAAATCGGTTGTTAAAACAGGTTAATCAGAAGGGGAAGCTAAAATCTAGTCTGATTTTCGACGAATATCCCACTATTTATCAACCTTTGGATTATAGTGTTTCAGTAAGTAGATCAAATTTGGTTTCACACACAATCTGCATTCAGGATTATTCGCAGATGAAAAAGGATTATAGCAGAGAACAGGCGGAAGTTCTGATGAATGTATGTGGCAATATTATTTCGGGTCAAGTGCTTGGCGATACCGCGAAGATGTTGTCCGAACGGATTGGGAAGATTGTACAAGAACGTGAGAGTATCAGTATAAACAGGAATGATACTAGTATTAGCAGATCGACACAAATGGATTCGGCAATCCCTCCAAGTAAAATTTCTGCGTTAAGTTCAGGTGAATTTGTTGGTCAAGTGGCGGATGATCCAATGAAGATCGTAAAGTTAAAAAACTTTCATTCTCGCATTATTAATGATCATTCAGCAATAAAGCAGGAGGAAGCTGCATATAAGCCATTGCCTATAATCAGGCATTTAGCTGATAATGAAGTTGATAGTAACTATATACGAATTAAAAATGACGTAGCCGAAATCATAGAAAGTGAGATTCTGAGGATAAAATCAGATCCGGATTTGGTACACCTGCTTTTCGTAAAGTCAGAGCATAATAATGGTCATAAGACAACTTAG
- a CDS encoding helix-turn-helix transcriptional regulator codes for MEIELKEFGKNLRDARKKKGLTLDELAVISELDSKQIGKIENGLVDIRLKTLIKLIRALDIAPNDLISREK; via the coding sequence ATGGAAATCGAATTAAAAGAATTTGGAAAAAACCTGAGGGATGCTCGTAAGAAAAAAGGGCTGACTCTTGATGAATTAGCAGTGATATCTGAGCTGGATAGTAAACAGATTGGTAAGATAGAAAATGGCCTGGTTGATATTCGCCTGAAAACCCTGATCAAGTTGATCCGGGCGCTAGATATTGCTCCTAATGATCTGATTTCCCGTGAAAAATAA